In Curtobacterium sp. L6-1, a genomic segment contains:
- a CDS encoding ABC transporter substrate-binding protein — protein MRTTPRTTSGRVAAILAGAAAAALVLTGCSSGSGAATGGGDGEVSGSITLQTWALTPTYTKYLDGVVKDFEEKYPKAKVKLVDQPGDGYAEKVLSQASSNSLPDVVNLPPDIALPLAKRGFLQDIAKDDDTLAKTYVEGGLAAYEYKGVDGTFGYPWYLNTDIDYWNKTMFERCGLDPASPPTTTDELFTQAETMHEKCPDDYLMSRKPGLSDFSLAGVEILNDEGTKFTFADSSKAADLIAKYAKAYEDGLMPSSVLNTDYLGNSTLFTQGKVAWTTGGATAISDFEKNNPSLKGNIVVSPALDNPPLYVQGLSVSAKSKHIATAEALAAFMTNAENQEAFAHLVNIFPSTKSSQSDPFFSKDDGTVQAKARVLANDALKTAKNLNPVEANSAMTDFLDQQIALAMKGGTTPEKALQTAQTKMNTLLANG, from the coding sequence ATGAGAACCACCCCACGCACGACGTCGGGCCGAGTGGCCGCGATCCTCGCCGGCGCCGCAGCGGCAGCGCTCGTCCTCACCGGTTGCTCGAGCGGCAGCGGTGCAGCCACCGGCGGCGGCGACGGCGAGGTCAGCGGGTCGATCACCCTGCAGACCTGGGCCCTCACGCCGACCTACACGAAGTACCTCGACGGCGTCGTGAAGGACTTCGAGGAGAAGTACCCGAAGGCGAAGGTGAAGCTCGTCGACCAGCCCGGCGACGGCTACGCCGAGAAGGTGCTCAGCCAGGCGTCCTCGAACTCGCTGCCCGACGTGGTCAACCTGCCGCCGGACATCGCGCTGCCCCTCGCCAAGCGCGGGTTCCTGCAGGACATCGCGAAGGACGACGACACGCTCGCGAAGACCTACGTCGAGGGCGGGCTCGCCGCGTACGAGTACAAGGGAGTCGACGGCACATTCGGCTACCCCTGGTACCTCAACACCGACATCGACTACTGGAACAAGACGATGTTCGAGCGGTGCGGCCTCGACCCGGCCAGCCCGCCGACGACCACGGACGAGCTGTTCACGCAGGCCGAGACGATGCACGAGAAGTGCCCGGACGACTACCTGATGAGCCGCAAGCCCGGCCTGTCCGACTTCTCGCTCGCCGGGGTGGAGATCCTCAACGACGAGGGCACGAAGTTCACCTTCGCGGATTCCTCGAAGGCCGCCGACCTCATCGCGAAGTACGCGAAGGCGTACGAGGACGGCCTCATGCCGTCCTCGGTCCTCAACACCGACTACCTCGGCAACTCGACGCTGTTCACGCAGGGCAAGGTCGCGTGGACGACCGGTGGCGCCACGGCGATCAGTGACTTCGAGAAGAACAACCCGTCGCTCAAGGGCAACATCGTCGTCTCGCCGGCGCTGGACAACCCGCCGCTGTACGTCCAGGGGCTCAGCGTCTCGGCGAAGAGCAAGCACATCGCCACGGCCGAGGCCCTCGCGGCCTTCATGACGAACGCCGAGAACCAGGAGGCGTTCGCGCACCTGGTGAACATCTTCCCGTCGACGAAGTCCTCGCAGTCCGACCCGTTCTTCTCGAAGGACGACGGCACCGTGCAGGCGAAGGCCCGCGTCCTCGCCAACGACGCCCTGAAGACCGCGAAGAACCTCAACCCGGTCGAGGCGAACTCAGCGATGACGGACTTCCTCGACCAGCAGATCGCGCTGGCGATGAAGGGCGGCACGACCCCCGAGAAGGCGCTGCAGACCGCGCAGACCAAGATGAACACCCTGCTCGCCAACGGCTGA
- a CDS encoding LacI family DNA-binding transcriptional regulator: protein MATGRRTTIADIAARAGVSISAVSFALNGRPGVSEATRERVRQAARELDWRPHTAARALGGARAGTIGFVLNRPARTLGTESFFGDLISGIQLGLTGTHIGMTLLVARDADEELETYRDWWRGHRVDGVVVIDPRRDDDRLRLLAELGMPCVVVGSHPTPAGSAPSVWIDDSDATDTVLRYLRALGHRRIAHVSGPPEFEHTALRIERVQAFAGTLVDADPDDRTESVPTDYSAEAGAAATRRLLSGATRPTAIVFDNDVLAVAGLGVASEMGVRVPQDVSIVSFDDSAMIRLVRPAITSLTRDTVELGQRAAVLLREQIEADAPLPSRPGPELTLSVRESTARVGG from the coding sequence GTGGCCACAGGACGCCGGACGACGATCGCCGACATCGCAGCGCGGGCCGGCGTGTCGATCAGCGCCGTGTCCTTCGCCCTCAACGGGCGCCCCGGCGTGTCCGAGGCGACGCGCGAACGGGTGCGGCAGGCCGCTCGCGAACTCGACTGGCGTCCGCACACCGCGGCGCGCGCGCTCGGCGGAGCCCGTGCCGGGACGATCGGGTTCGTCCTCAACCGGCCGGCCCGGACCCTGGGCACCGAGTCCTTCTTCGGCGACCTCATCTCCGGCATCCAGCTCGGCCTCACCGGGACGCACATCGGCATGACGCTCCTCGTCGCTCGCGACGCCGACGAGGAGCTCGAGACCTACCGCGACTGGTGGCGCGGGCACCGGGTCGACGGCGTCGTCGTCATCGACCCGCGCCGCGACGACGACCGCCTGCGCTTGCTCGCGGAGCTCGGGATGCCGTGCGTGGTCGTCGGTTCCCACCCGACCCCGGCCGGATCGGCTCCGAGCGTGTGGATCGACGACTCGGACGCCACCGACACCGTGCTGCGCTACCTCCGCGCCCTCGGCCACCGGCGGATCGCACACGTGTCCGGTCCCCCGGAGTTCGAGCACACGGCGCTGCGCATCGAGCGCGTCCAGGCGTTCGCGGGCACGCTCGTCGATGCCGACCCGGACGACCGCACCGAGTCCGTGCCCACCGACTACTCGGCCGAGGCCGGTGCGGCGGCCACCCGACGGCTCCTGTCCGGGGCGACCCGTCCCACGGCGATCGTGTTCGACAACGACGTGCTCGCCGTGGCGGGCCTCGGCGTCGCGAGCGAGATGGGCGTGCGGGTGCCGCAGGACGTCTCGATCGTGTCGTTCGACGACTCGGCGATGATCCGGCTGGTCCGACCGGCCATCACCTCGCTCACCCGTGACACCGTCGAGCTCGGGCAGCGTGCGGCGGTCCTGCTCCGCGAGCAGATCGAGGCGGACGCTCCGCTGCCGTCCCGGCCCGGGCCGGAGCTGACGTTGAGCGTGCGGGAGTCGACGGCGCGCGTCGGGGGCTGA
- a CDS encoding MFS transporter gives MSSNPALPRGRSSTDGLPPRLSDAWIALAGLSAVFLFEMLDNSVLNVALPTIGRDLGSSTTGLQWVSGAYSVAFGGLMLLFGAVADRFGRRRVMLSGLVLLAVASLATAVVTTTGELVAVRVLMGVAAAMTTPGSMALAFRLFDDEGLRVRALTVISTAGLVGLAVGPTVGGFVLAVAPWQVLLLADVPIALLALVGIRLGVARDESAGLRRDPVDVVGALLGTAATAGALVTPTLLVDAGSASVPGWLVLVLTVVSATGFVIRERTARSPLVDLHLLARPLVSSGLAFKAASGLAVGGLSYLVTLQLQFAWGWPPVLAAVGTLPQVVVLLAGGRFVGPFVQRVGLGRAAWTSAAAVVSGLAVFGALSRHGYVWVLVALVLVAAGMRVVGVVAGASVLTGLPADRTSVGAALVDTSSELAGGAAVAVAGTVVAAVVTGSITTTTWSADRLAAFQDALTVAGVGLAVVAALLVVVGMLRARHTDGPEDPVDAPTSDVPQTTTDTPAPTDPTRPTTHAEETTRA, from the coding sequence GTGTCGTCCAACCCCGCTCTCCCCCGTGGTCGCTCGTCGACCGACGGCCTGCCACCTCGTCTCTCCGATGCCTGGATCGCCCTCGCCGGGCTGTCCGCGGTGTTCCTGTTCGAGATGCTCGACAACTCCGTGCTCAACGTCGCGCTGCCGACGATCGGCCGTGACCTCGGGTCGTCGACGACGGGCCTGCAGTGGGTGTCCGGCGCGTACTCGGTCGCCTTCGGTGGCCTCATGCTGCTCTTCGGCGCCGTCGCCGACCGCTTCGGCCGTCGCCGCGTGATGTTGTCCGGCCTCGTCCTGCTCGCCGTCGCGAGCCTGGCCACCGCGGTGGTCACGACGACCGGGGAGCTCGTCGCCGTCCGGGTCCTGATGGGCGTCGCCGCGGCGATGACCACCCCCGGATCGATGGCACTCGCCTTCCGCCTGTTCGACGACGAGGGGCTCCGTGTGCGGGCCCTCACCGTCATCTCGACCGCGGGGCTCGTCGGCCTGGCCGTCGGACCGACGGTGGGTGGCTTCGTGCTCGCGGTCGCCCCGTGGCAGGTGCTGCTGCTGGCCGACGTCCCGATCGCCCTGCTCGCCCTCGTCGGCATCCGACTCGGTGTCGCGCGCGACGAGTCCGCAGGACTCCGCCGCGACCCCGTCGACGTCGTCGGCGCGCTGCTCGGCACCGCCGCGACGGCGGGCGCGCTCGTCACGCCGACCCTCCTGGTCGACGCGGGGAGCGCCTCCGTCCCGGGGTGGCTCGTCCTCGTCCTGACCGTCGTGTCCGCGACGGGCTTCGTCATCCGGGAACGGACGGCGCGGAGCCCGCTGGTCGACCTGCACCTGCTGGCCCGACCGCTGGTGTCGAGCGGCCTCGCGTTCAAGGCCGCGTCGGGGCTCGCCGTCGGCGGGCTGTCGTACCTCGTGACGTTGCAGCTGCAGTTCGCCTGGGGGTGGCCGCCGGTCCTGGCCGCCGTGGGGACGCTGCCGCAGGTCGTCGTGCTGCTGGCCGGCGGCAGGTTCGTCGGGCCGTTCGTCCAGCGGGTCGGCCTCGGTCGGGCCGCGTGGACCAGCGCAGCCGCGGTCGTCTCCGGACTCGCGGTGTTCGGCGCCCTGAGCCGCCACGGCTACGTGTGGGTGCTCGTCGCACTCGTGCTCGTCGCCGCCGGCATGCGGGTCGTCGGCGTCGTCGCGGGCGCCTCCGTGCTCACCGGGCTGCCCGCCGACCGGACCTCCGTCGGTGCCGCGCTCGTCGACACGTCGAGCGAACTGGCCGGTGGCGCCGCGGTCGCCGTGGCGGGGACGGTCGTCGCGGCCGTCGTCACAGGCAGCATCACCACGACCACCTGGTCGGCCGACCGCCTCGCAGCGTTCCAGGACGCCCTCACCGTCGCCGGGGTCGGCCTCGCCGTCGTGGCCGCCCTGCTCGTCGTCGTCGGGATGCTCCGGGCGCGGCACACCGACGGACCGGAGGACCCGGTCGACGCGCCCACCTCCGACGTCCCCCAGACCACCACCGACACCCCCGCCCCGACCGACCCGACCCGTCCGACGACCCACGCCGAGGAGACCACCCGTGCCTGA
- a CDS encoding alpha/beta hydrolase gives MPETTTLPRPPFDPEFVPFLSAADERGRFHLTAEMLPRMRQLEVTEAELDDGLRARGLERRSITVPGHLGDPITLAVVQRAGRTGRAACAFAVHGGGMMFGHHLGNLEAYDEWLLVHDVVLVSPDYRLAPEHPDPYPVEDCYAGLVWTAEHADELGIDPDRIVLVGQSAGAGLAAGTALLARDRRGPGVIGQVLVSPMLDDRLATLSSRQFDGVGVADREMTSFGWDAYLGERRGGEDVSVYAAPGRATDLTGLPPAYVDCGSTEVFRDETVAYAGALWAAGVQAELHVWPGAFHGSTSMMPDAVLSRRAVQAMREFTGRLLG, from the coding sequence GTGCCTGAGACCACCACCCTGCCCCGCCCGCCGTTCGACCCCGAGTTCGTCCCGTTCCTCTCCGCCGCGGACGAGCGCGGCCGCTTCCACCTGACCGCCGAGATGCTGCCGCGGATGCGACAGCTCGAGGTGACGGAGGCCGAGCTCGACGACGGACTGCGCGCCCGCGGCCTCGAGCGGCGCAGCATCACCGTCCCCGGTCACCTCGGCGACCCGATCACCCTCGCCGTCGTCCAACGCGCCGGCCGGACGGGTCGGGCGGCCTGTGCGTTCGCCGTGCACGGCGGCGGCATGATGTTCGGCCACCACCTCGGCAACCTCGAGGCCTACGACGAGTGGCTGCTCGTGCACGACGTCGTCCTGGTCAGCCCGGACTACCGCCTCGCTCCGGAGCACCCGGACCCCTACCCGGTCGAGGACTGCTACGCCGGCCTCGTCTGGACCGCCGAGCACGCCGACGAGCTCGGCATCGACCCGGACCGCATCGTCCTCGTCGGACAGAGCGCCGGCGCCGGACTCGCCGCCGGCACCGCACTCCTGGCCCGTGACCGCCGGGGGCCGGGCGTCATCGGACAGGTGCTCGTCAGCCCCATGCTGGACGACCGGCTCGCGACCCTGTCCTCGCGGCAGTTCGACGGGGTCGGGGTCGCCGACCGCGAGATGACGTCGTTCGGCTGGGACGCCTACCTCGGCGAGCGTCGTGGTGGCGAGGACGTCTCCGTCTACGCCGCCCCGGGCCGCGCGACGGACCTGACCGGACTGCCGCCCGCGTACGTCGACTGCGGCAGCACCGAGGTGTTCCGCGACGAGACCGTCGCCTACGCCGGCGCGCTCTGGGCCGCGGGCGTCCAGGCGGAGCTCCACGTGTGGCCGGGCGCGTTCCACGGGTCGACGAGCATGATGCCGGACGCGGTCCTGTCCCGTCGGGCCGTGCAGGCCATGCGGGAGTTCACCGGGCGGCTCCTCGGCTAG
- a CDS encoding ABC transporter ATP-binding protein, translated as MSMEGAAWSSLYKISSARDGGNGFSRASVRRITTFAVPYRAKLVVFIALSVVGAFLAVATPVLAGRVVDVIVARGAASTVVSLAVVIALVAVADAGAALATRWYSARIGEGVILDLRTAVFDHVQKMPIAFFTRTRTGALVSRLNNDVIGAQQAFSGTLSGVVTNLVALILTLTVMLSTSWLVTVLAIVMLPVFLVPARRMGSRLAALRREAADHNSAMSTQMTERFSAPGATLVKLFGRPDEEAEEFRVRAARVRDIGVRTALLQFVFVTALTLVSALALALVYGVGGVLALAGQLDTGAVVTLALLLTRLYVPLTSLANARVEIMSAVVSFERVFEVLDLEPLIQEQPDAVTVPDGPVAVEFDDVRFAYPSADKVSLASLEEVATLDTRGGEEVLHGVSFRIEPGQTVALVGTSGAGKSTIAQLLSRLYDVDSGAVRLAGTDVRDVTFASLRHTMGMVTQDGHLFHETIRSNLRLARPEASDDEVWDAVRRARLEPLVRSLPDQLDTMVGERGYRLSGGERQRMTIARLLLAQPRVVILDEATAALDSTSEAAVQAALSEALEGRTAMVIAHRLSTIRSADLILVVEDGSVVERGTHEELLAAGGRYEELHRTQFAVQEDRAADEEARSVG; from the coding sequence ATGAGCATGGAAGGCGCGGCCTGGAGCTCGCTGTACAAGATCTCGAGCGCCAGGGACGGTGGGAACGGCTTCTCGCGTGCGTCCGTCCGTCGGATCACGACGTTCGCGGTGCCGTACCGGGCCAAGCTGGTGGTCTTCATCGCGCTCTCCGTCGTGGGGGCGTTCCTCGCCGTCGCGACGCCGGTGCTCGCCGGCCGGGTGGTCGACGTCATCGTCGCCCGCGGCGCCGCCTCGACGGTCGTCTCGCTCGCCGTCGTCATCGCCCTCGTGGCCGTGGCCGACGCCGGTGCCGCACTGGCGACGCGCTGGTACTCGGCCCGGATCGGCGAGGGCGTGATCCTGGACCTGCGCACCGCGGTGTTCGACCACGTGCAGAAGATGCCGATCGCGTTCTTCACCCGCACGCGGACGGGCGCCCTCGTGAGCCGCCTCAACAACGACGTCATCGGTGCGCAGCAGGCCTTCAGCGGCACCCTGTCCGGCGTGGTCACGAACCTCGTGGCACTGATCCTCACGCTGACCGTGATGCTCAGCACGTCCTGGCTCGTGACGGTGCTCGCGATCGTCATGCTGCCGGTCTTCCTCGTGCCCGCGCGCCGCATGGGCAGCCGCCTCGCCGCACTACGCCGCGAGGCCGCCGACCACAACTCCGCCATGAGCACGCAGATGACCGAGCGCTTCTCGGCACCCGGTGCCACCCTCGTGAAGCTGTTCGGCCGACCCGACGAGGAGGCCGAGGAGTTCCGCGTCCGCGCCGCCCGGGTGCGCGACATCGGCGTCCGCACGGCCCTGCTGCAGTTCGTCTTCGTCACCGCCCTCACGCTCGTCTCCGCCCTGGCCCTGGCGCTCGTGTACGGCGTCGGCGGTGTCCTCGCGCTCGCCGGTCAGCTGGACACCGGCGCGGTGGTCACCCTGGCGCTCCTGCTGACCCGCCTCTACGTCCCGCTGACCAGCCTGGCGAACGCACGCGTGGAGATCATGAGCGCGGTGGTCAGCTTCGAGCGCGTCTTCGAGGTCCTGGACCTCGAGCCCCTGATCCAGGAGCAGCCCGACGCCGTCACCGTCCCCGACGGCCCCGTCGCGGTCGAGTTCGACGACGTCCGCTTCGCGTACCCGTCCGCGGACAAGGTGTCCCTCGCCTCCCTCGAGGAGGTCGCCACGCTGGACACCCGCGGCGGCGAGGAGGTGCTGCACGGCGTGTCCTTCCGGATCGAGCCGGGGCAGACCGTCGCGCTCGTCGGCACGTCCGGCGCCGGCAAGTCGACGATCGCGCAGCTGCTCTCGCGCCTGTACGACGTCGACAGCGGCGCCGTCCGCCTGGCGGGGACCGACGTCCGCGACGTCACCTTCGCCTCCCTGCGGCACACCATGGGCATGGTGACGCAGGACGGGCACCTGTTCCACGAGACCATCCGCTCGAACCTGCGGCTCGCGAGGCCGGAGGCGTCCGACGACGAGGTCTGGGACGCCGTCCGCCGCGCGCGGCTCGAGCCGCTCGTCCGCTCCCTGCCGGACCAGCTGGACACGATGGTGGGGGAGCGCGGCTACCGCCTGTCGGGCGGTGAGCGCCAGCGGATGACCATCGCGCGCCTCCTGCTCGCCCAGCCGCGCGTCGTGATCCTCGACGAGGCGACGGCGGCCCTGGACTCAACGTCCGAGGCCGCCGTGCAGGCCGCGCTGAGCGAGGCGCTCGAGGGCCGGACGGCGATGGTCATCGCGCATCGGCTCTCGACCATCCGCAGCGCGGACCTGATCCTCGTGGTCGAGGACGGCTCGGTCGTGGAGCGCGGGACGCACGAGGAACTGCTCGCCGCCGGCGGGCGGTACGAGGAACTGCACCGCACGCAGTTCGCGGTGCAGGAGGACCGCGCTGCGGACGAGGAGGCGCGGAGCGTGGGCTAG
- a CDS encoding EamA family transporter has translation MTRVPAPLLALAAMVSVQLGAAVAKTRFEEIGSVGAATLRLVIGALVLALVVRPRVRHWTRTQWVGAVGLGLALGGMNLFIYVAFATIPIGVAVTIEFLGPLALSLVHTRRWRDALWAVLALAGVVLLGVGPAAVGDVGGVVAAVLAAACWAAYIVMNRRVGAAIPGIDGLSVSMLVAMVVALPFGLRPAVDGVVADPVLLLVFGVVAVLSSVLPYALEMTALRRMPTRVFGVLQSLGPAIAALAGLAVLREALSPLEVVALVCVTAASAGVTLTARRAAATA, from the coding sequence ATGACCCGGGTCCCGGCACCCCTGCTGGCACTGGCCGCGATGGTGTCGGTCCAGCTCGGCGCCGCGGTCGCGAAGACCCGCTTCGAGGAGATCGGGTCCGTCGGCGCCGCCACCCTCCGCCTGGTCATCGGCGCGCTCGTCCTGGCCCTCGTCGTCCGTCCCCGCGTCCGGCACTGGACCCGGACGCAGTGGGTCGGGGCGGTCGGGCTCGGTCTCGCACTCGGCGGCATGAACCTGTTCATCTACGTGGCGTTCGCGACCATCCCGATCGGTGTCGCCGTGACGATCGAGTTCCTCGGCCCGCTGGCGCTCTCCCTCGTGCACACCCGTCGGTGGCGGGACGCGCTCTGGGCGGTCCTCGCGCTCGCCGGGGTCGTGCTGCTCGGCGTCGGACCCGCGGCGGTCGGTGACGTCGGGGGCGTCGTGGCCGCCGTGCTCGCCGCCGCGTGCTGGGCCGCCTACATCGTCATGAACCGACGCGTCGGCGCGGCCATCCCCGGCATCGACGGCCTCAGCGTCTCGATGCTCGTCGCGATGGTCGTCGCCCTGCCGTTCGGACTGCGGCCCGCGGTCGACGGCGTCGTCGCCGACCCGGTGCTGCTCCTCGTGTTCGGCGTCGTCGCGGTCCTGTCGAGCGTGCTGCCGTACGCGCTCGAGATGACGGCGCTCCGGCGGATGCCGACCCGGGTGTTCGGGGTGCTGCAGAGCCTGGGACCGGCGATCGCGGCCCTGGCCGGGCTGGCCGTCCTGCGCGAGGCGCTCTCGCCGCTCGAGGTCGTCGCGCTCGTGTGCGTCACCGCGGCGAGCGCCGGCGTCACCCTGACGGCACGTCGCGCGGCGGCGACCGCCTGA
- a CDS encoding response regulator transcription factor, with amino-acid sequence MTDGPGAARIRAVVVDDAVLLREGLARVLDEADIDVVGQFGDPTSFLAALPALAPDVVVMDVRMPPTFTDEGVRAAVEARRIAPGTGVLLLSQYVEATYAEDVLAAGSTGIGYLLKDRVTRLDEIDDAVRRVASGGTVLDPEVVTQLMSRRRDPLAALTPRERDVLGLMAEGRTNAAIARALVIGTGAVEKHVSSIFAKLALEDTGEDHRRVLAVLAYLG; translated from the coding sequence ATGACCGACGGCCCGGGTGCAGCACGCATCCGGGCCGTCGTCGTCGACGACGCCGTGCTCCTCCGCGAGGGGCTGGCCCGCGTGCTCGACGAGGCCGACATCGACGTCGTCGGACAGTTCGGCGACCCGACCTCGTTCCTCGCCGCGCTGCCGGCCCTGGCACCCGACGTCGTCGTGATGGACGTCCGGATGCCGCCGACCTTCACCGACGAGGGGGTCCGTGCCGCGGTCGAGGCCCGACGCATCGCCCCGGGCACCGGTGTCCTGCTCCTGTCGCAGTACGTCGAGGCCACCTACGCCGAGGACGTCCTGGCCGCCGGCAGCACCGGCATCGGCTACCTGCTCAAGGACCGCGTCACCCGGCTGGACGAGATCGACGACGCCGTCCGGCGCGTGGCCTCCGGCGGGACGGTGCTCGACCCCGAGGTCGTCACGCAGCTGATGAGCCGCCGCCGCGACCCCCTCGCCGCACTGACCCCGCGGGAGCGCGACGTGCTCGGGCTGATGGCCGAGGGACGCACGAACGCCGCGATCGCCCGCGCCCTGGTCATCGGCACCGGCGCGGTCGAGAAGCACGTGTCGAGCATCTTCGCCAAGCTCGCGCTCGAGGACACCGGCGAGGACCACCGCCGCGTCCTGGCCGTCCTGGCGTACCTCGGATGA
- a CDS encoding sensor histidine kinase: MTDTDRLDLARTVPLDDAVASPDHAETVPLHDVTGPSGQEPTVPLRDLRGGTVGATRTPDTAGTAAPAATTAPADTPAPDEGHRTTETPRATEPMPSQSAPGGAVPPTWDATPPMPPTSSGRGPMAPVRSGAGRGGGTTAGAFYREAWRRSPRDFGYMALTAVLLCTLYFAFPAVLGIGGFGSRDVLNPFTLLLFFVALFIARWLGQFEKLRMSWADPRPIRPVDWTPRWQQNWWTRTGSAVANPHYWLYLLHAVVVYPMAAVVTVGAGVLLAAGFVWPIAAVLFYVVAGSYLIDPYQVGSFAGLAFLGLLSMAASVVLFPLWLRGSVLAHYWIDHGLLGGFRAEVLEQRVAGLQASRAGAVTAEGQALRQIERDLHDGPQQRLVRLRMDLASAERSFEKDPERAKQLIAEASGHAQDALDELRALSRGFAPPILLDRGLVAALEALCARSPIPVGLDIRLPEGLELATEVQRNVYFTVSELLTNTAKHAGASTAGVYLGLLVDASGTWFLTVSVTDDGRGGATPREGHGIQGLMGRMRALDGELTVSSPAGGPTEATARIPLGALNGVPTPRA, encoded by the coding sequence ATGACCGACACCGACCGGCTCGACCTGGCACGCACCGTCCCCCTGGACGACGCGGTGGCCTCGCCCGACCACGCCGAGACCGTTCCACTGCACGACGTGACCGGCCCGTCCGGGCAGGAGCCGACCGTCCCGCTGCGCGACCTGCGCGGCGGGACGGTCGGGGCCACCCGCACGCCGGACACCGCCGGAACCGCGGCACCCGCAGCCACCACCGCACCCGCCGACACCCCGGCGCCCGACGAGGGGCACCGGACCACCGAGACCCCGAGAGCGACGGAACCGATGCCCAGCCAGTCCGCCCCCGGCGGCGCCGTGCCCCCGACGTGGGACGCCACCCCGCCGATGCCGCCCACGTCGTCCGGCCGCGGACCGATGGCACCGGTGCGCAGCGGTGCCGGTCGCGGTGGCGGGACGACCGCCGGAGCGTTCTACCGCGAGGCGTGGCGTCGGTCGCCACGGGACTTCGGCTACATGGCGCTGACCGCGGTGCTGCTGTGCACGCTGTACTTCGCGTTCCCGGCGGTCCTGGGCATCGGCGGGTTCGGGTCGCGGGACGTGCTCAACCCCTTCACGCTGCTGCTGTTCTTCGTCGCCCTGTTCATCGCCCGCTGGCTCGGTCAGTTCGAGAAGCTCCGGATGAGCTGGGCCGACCCGCGGCCGATCCGCCCGGTGGACTGGACGCCCCGCTGGCAGCAGAACTGGTGGACGCGCACCGGGTCCGCCGTCGCCAACCCGCACTACTGGCTGTACCTGCTGCACGCGGTGGTCGTCTACCCGATGGCTGCGGTGGTCACCGTCGGCGCCGGGGTGCTCCTGGCGGCCGGGTTCGTCTGGCCGATCGCCGCCGTCCTCTTCTATGTCGTCGCCGGCTCGTACCTCATCGACCCGTACCAGGTCGGGTCCTTCGCGGGCCTCGCCTTCCTGGGCCTGCTGTCGATGGCGGCCAGCGTCGTGCTGTTCCCGCTGTGGCTGCGCGGCTCGGTGCTCGCGCACTACTGGATCGACCACGGCCTGCTCGGTGGGTTCCGCGCTGAGGTGCTCGAGCAGCGCGTGGCGGGCCTCCAGGCCTCCCGCGCCGGTGCCGTGACGGCCGAGGGCCAGGCGCTCCGCCAGATCGAGCGTGACCTGCACGACGGCCCCCAGCAGCGGCTCGTGCGGCTCCGGATGGACCTGGCGTCGGCGGAGCGGTCGTTCGAGAAGGACCCGGAGCGCGCCAAGCAGCTCATCGCCGAGGCGTCCGGCCACGCCCAGGACGCGCTCGACGAGCTCCGGGCGCTGTCCCGCGGGTTCGCACCGCCGATCCTGCTCGACCGCGGCCTGGTCGCGGCGCTCGAGGCCCTGTGCGCCCGGTCGCCGATCCCCGTCGGCCTCGACATCCGCCTGCCGGAGGGACTCGAGCTCGCCACCGAGGTCCAGCGCAACGTGTACTTCACGGTGAGCGAGCTGCTGACGAACACCGCGAAGCACGCCGGCGCCTCCACCGCGGGGGTGTACCTCGGGCTGCTCGTCGACGCGTCGGGCACGTGGTTCCTCACGGTGAGCGTCACCGACGACGGTCGTGGTGGGGCGACCCCGCGTGAGGGGCACGGCATCCAGGGCCTGATGGGCCGGATGCGCGCCCTCGACGGCGAACTGACCGTGTCGAGCCCCGCCGGTGGCCCGACCGAGGCGACCGCTCGCATCCCGCTCGGCGCGCTGAACGGCGTCCCGACGCCGCGCGCGTGA